The Anaeromyxobacter sp. Fw109-5 genomic interval TCCTTCCAGCTCATCCCCTTCCCTGGCAGCCGCACCGCGCACCCCCGTCGTCGCGGGCGTCAGGCTTCAGGCCGGGCTTCGGGAGAAGCTGTACCCGTAGCCTGAGGCCGTAGCCTGTAGCCCGCTCCATCCAACGATGTGCATCCGGCGCTGCCGGTCGCCTTGCGCCGCGCGTCAGGCGGCGGCCGCCCGCCTGGACTTCCCCTCGCGCTGCGGCATGCGCTTGAGCGCCCCCTCGAGGCCCGCGTACAGCGCGTAGGCGAGCAGGCCGATCGCCGCGGAGAGGAGGAGCGTCGTGCCGTACGGCTTCCGGGCCAGCGCCGCGAGCGCGCCTCCCGTTCCGGTCGCCTCCAGCGGCTGCCGCTCGAACGCGGCCTGGACGAGGAACGCCCCCACCAGCGCGAAGATCGCGCCCTGGGTGCCGAAGCCCAGCGCGGCCACCGCGGCGACGCGCTGGCGGAAGCCCGCGGAGAACCGCTCGAGGTCGAGGGTTTCGAGGGAGGCGTGCGTCACCCCGAGGCGCGCCTGACGCACGCCGATCACGATGGCGCCGACGCCGATCACGCCCATGGCGAGCGGTCCGGTGGGCTGCTCGAGCACCCGCGCCGCGAAGCCGCGCGCGAGCTGATCGCCGCTCGGGCCGATGCCCTCCCCCAGGGCGAGCCGGATGCCGAGCGCGCCGAGCGCGACGTAGCCGGCGCCGCCGATCGCCTGCCCGACGCGGGAGATCGCCTGCAGCCGCCCCGCCCGCGCGCGGAGCGGGTTCGCCAGCCCGTCCAGGACGAACCAGCCCCCGAGGATCGCGATCGCCGCACCCACGAGCACCGTGGTGGCGCGGCCCGCGGCGCCCACGTCGAGGACCAGGAGCGCCTCCTTCACGTCGATGGTGCGCCCGCCGCGGAGGCCGAGCGCGGTCTGGAGGGCCAGCGCGCCGACGACCCCGTACAGCACCGTCTTGCCCAGGAACCCGACCCGCGCGGCCACCTGCACGGCGGGCACGCACGCGAGCCGCCGCGCGCGCCGCACGGTGCGACGGCTGGCGCGCTCGAGGACGGCCGCGGCACGACGCGGGAGGGAGCCGCGGCCTGGCGGCCGCCGCGCCGGGATCGTCCCAGCTCTGCCCGGGTCCGTCGCGTCCCCCACGGGCCGTACGTCCATCGTCGCCACGCCTTCAACGTGGCGTCCCCGGTCGAAGGGCGCAACGCGTCAGCGCCGCCGGGCCCGCGTGCGGCGGGCGGAGGCGGACTGCACGAGGAACCAGACCACGAACACGATCGCCACCGGCACGAACAGCCGCGGCTTCCGCGCGACGATGGCGATCACGGCGGCGAGGAGCAGGGCGAGCGGCCAGCTGACGCGGAGCATGCCCGGTCATCATACCCGCGCCGCCCTCACCTGGCGTCCGCGATCTCCTCGAGGAACGCCCGCGCCGCCCGCACGTCGGGGATCCGCAGCGGCGCGCGGCTCCACGCGGAGCCGACGTGGACGGCGATGCTCCCCGTCGGCAGCGCCGCGAAGAGATCCTCGTCCGTTCGATCGTCTCCCAGGGCGACGGCGAGCACGCCCTCACCGGCGCGGGCGAGCGCCGTGGCGACCACGCGCCCCTTGTGGATCCCGTGCGGCCGGACCTCGATCACCATCGCGCCGGGGAGGATCTCGACCGGCACGTTGGAGAGGAGCGTCTGCAGGTGGAGCGTGAGCTCCTTCGCCTGCGCGGCGCCGTACTCGGGGTCGGCGCTGCGGTAGTGCCAGGCGACGCCCGCGGTCTTCTCCTCGACGACCGAGCCGGGCGTGCGCTCGGCGAACTCGCGCAGGATGGCGAGCACCGGCTCGCGCCAGCCGGCGACCGGCACCTCGGCGCCGACCCAGAGCCCGCCCGGCGCGCGCGACCAGAAGCCGTGCTCCGCGTGGAGGCCGATCGGGAGCGCTCCGAGCCACCGCTCCAGGGTCCCGCGCGAGCGGCCGCTCACCACGTCCACCTGCGTCCGCGGGCGCGCGGCCAGCCGCCGCAGGAGGTCGAGCAGCCTGGGATCCGGCCCCGCGAGCTCGGGCGTCGGCGCGAACGGCACGAGGGTGCCGTCGTAGTCGAGCAGCAGCGCGAGCCGCTGGGCCGCCCGGGCGCGCTCGACCGCCGCGCGCAGCGTCTGCGGCGGCGTCGGGCCGGGCTCCTCCGGCTGCCGGCGGATCTGCTCGAGCCGCCCGATGAAGGCCCGCGCCCATCCGTGCACGTCGTAGCCGAGCACCCGCCCGCGCAGGATGGACATGCGCGTCCGGCGCTCCTCCTCCGCCATCGTGAGGGCGCGGTGCAGCGTCGCCGCCGTCCGCTGCACGTCGTAGGGGTTCACCACGAGCGCCTCGGCGAGCTCCGCGGCCGCGCCGGCGAACTCCGAGAGCACGAGGACGCCGTCGCCGTCCGGACGGGAGGCGACGAACTCCTTCGCGACGAGGTTCATGCCGTCGCGGAGCGGGGTGACGAGCACCGCGTCCGCGGCGCGGTAGAGGGCCACGATCTCCGCCTGCGACAGGCCGCGGTACAGGTAGTGGATCGGCGACCACGCGGGCGTCGCGAACTCCCCGTGGAGGCGGCCCACGAGCGCGTCCACCTCGTCGCGGTACTCGCGGTACGCCTCGACGTTCTCGCGAGAGGGGACCGCGACCTGCACGAGCCGCACGCGCTCCCGCAGCTCCGGGTGCGTGCGCAGCAGCGCCTCGAACGCCAGCAGGCGCCGGGGAATGCCCTTCGAGTAGTCGAGCCGGTCCACGCCCACGAGGAGCTGCTCGCCGGGGACCCGGTGCGCGTGCGCCACGGCGCGGACCTCGGGCGTCTCGGCGAGCTTGCCGAGCTGCGCCGCGTCCACGCCCATGGGGAACACCCCGAGCCGCACCTCCCGGTGGCGCCAGGCGATCCGGTCCACCTCGGTCCAGGCGCCCAGCAGCCGGAGCACCGAGGACGCGAAGTGGCGCACGTACGTGGCGGTGTGGAAGCCCACGAGGTCGGCGCCGAGCAGGCCCTCGAGGATCCGCTCGCGCTGCGGGAGGATGCGGAAGATCTCCGAGGACGGGAACGGGATGTGGAGGAAGAAGCCGATGCGCGCGTCGGGGATCCGCTCGCGCAGCAGCTCCGGCACGAGCATGAGCTGGTAGTCGTGGACCCAGACGAGGTCGCCCGGCTCGTACCGCTCGGCGACGGCGTCCGCGAAGCGCGCGTTCACCGCCTCGTAGACGTCGAAGTCCCGCACCTCCTGCGGGAGGCGCGCGGCGGAGTAGTGGAAGAGCGGCCACAGGACGGCGTTCGAGTAGCCCTCGTAGTAGCGCGCGATCTCCTCCGCGGAGAGCGGCACCGCCGCGAGCCGGAGCTCGGCCAGCCTCCGCTCGAGCTCCGCCCGCCCGACGCCGGACACCCCCCCGAGCTCCCCGGGCCAGCCGATCCAGAGACCTCCGAGCCGCTCGTGCGGCCCGCTCATGCCGGTCGCGAGGCCGCCCGTGCTCGGGGTGACGGACGGTGCACCGCCCTCGGCCTTGACGGTCACGGGCAGGCGATTCGAGACGATGAGGAGCCGGGGCATCTCGGTCCGCCGGAGCGGCGGCGGTCGTCCAGAAGGTAAGGCCTGGCCGCCAGGCTGCGCTCGCCCCGGAGAGGGGGCGAGCGGGCGGACGTTCACCCGGCGCTCGAGTCCCCGCGCCGGATGGTGCGGCCTCTATGCGGCGGGCTCCTCCTCGACGAGCCGCAGCCCCGCCGGCAGGCTCTCGCCGAAGATGCGCTGCTCCTCCTCCGCGCTCGCCTCGGCCACCTCCCGCACGGCGCGCACCGTCTCCGCGGGGGCGCCGCCCTCCGCGAGCGCGGAGATCACCCGCGCGCGGACGTCGTCCGCCACGTCTCGCACGCGGTCGCCGCTGCGGCGGGCGAGCTGGGCGAGCGGGAAGACCAGCTCTCGCCGCGAGACCGGCAGCGCGAGGAGCCGCGCGATCCAGTCCTCCGCGGTCGCGGCGGGCACCGCGAGGTGCGCGCTCGCGTGGAACGGCACGCGGGCGCCCAGCCGGCCGAGGGACCACAGGAGGTGCGGGGCGGGCCCCTCGTCCGCGAGCCGCGCGAGGAGCCACGCTCCCGCCTCGACCTTGCGGGCCGGCTCGACGCGCTCGAGCGCGCCCGCGAGGCGGACCATCTCGTCGACCGCCTCCGGCTTCACGCCGGGCACCCTGGGCGGCGGCTTGCGCGGATCGCGCGGGCGGAGGAACGGCGCGAGGGACTCGAAGAGCCTCCCCTGCGCGGCGGGATCGAGGCCGCCGGCGATGCGGCGCCACATCACCCACCACGCCGCCCAGGCGCGCGGGTCGGCCTGGTACTGGAGCCCCTCGCCGAAGACCGCCCAGGTCTCGGCCGCGCGCCACGCGTCGAGCGGGGCGCCGAACCCGGGGCGCAGGCAGTAGCCGGTGAGCTGGAGCCAGACCCGCTCGTGGTCGGCGCTCCGCCGCCTCCGCGCGCGCCCGGCGTGCAGCGCCGCCCACAGCTCGCGCACGAGCGGGGTGGACCAGCCCTCGCGCGGCCCCAGCAGCTTCTCCAGGGCGCGGAGCAGCCCCTTCACCTCCTTCCGCTCGACCGGCGCCTTCCTTCCGTAGAAGAGCTCGACCTGCGCCCGCGCCTCCTCGAGCTTCCGGGGCGCCTGGCCCACCTCCCCGCGTCCCTCCCGCGCGCCGTCGGCGCGCCGCTCCCCATCGGCCTGCCGGCCCCGCAGCGAGAACTCGAGCTTCCAGCGCGCCTCGCGGTCGGTGGCCGCGCACCAGAGCTCGAGCGTTCCGATCTCGGTGAGGGCCGCCTCGAGCCGCACCGGCACCTCGCCCGCCGGCGCGCCCTCGGCGCGGAGCACCGCCTCGACCGGTGGGAGCGGCACGAGGTCGTCGCTCACCTCCACCACGTCCCCGGGCCGCTCGACGCGCGCCCGCGCCGAGGCGAACAGCGGGAAGCGCACCGGCCGCCCGAGGGCGAGCGCGAACGGGCGCGGGACGGAGACGCGCGTCCCCTCCTCGAGGTGGCGCGGCACGACGCAGAGCGCGCGCGCTCCCTCGGGCGCGGCGATCCCCACGTAGAACGCGCGCGGGCTGCCGCCGCCGATCCGGAACCCGATGCCGCGCCGGACGAGGGCCGCGTACGCAGCGCCGCGCGCCACGGCGAGGTCCAGCGCGGGGCTCGCCAGCACCGGCACGGGCGGCGCCTGCGGGAACCACGACGAGACGATCCCGGCGAGCCGGTCCCGCACCTCGCGCGGCGTGAACACCCCGCCGTTCACGAGGATCGCGTCCGGCCGCGCGAGGCCGCCCCGCGCGCCCGCCTCGGAGGCGTGAGTGGCCAGGAACGCGGCGACGTGCCGGGGGATGGCGGGATCGGGCTCGTAGGGCAGGCCGAGCTCGGCGAGGCCCGCCGTGCGCGGGGCGCGCCGCGGCCGCTCGTCCGCCGCCGTCGCCGGCAGGAAGCCGTCGAGGAAGACCTGCCGCACCTCCTCGCGCGTCACCTCCGCCGAGAGCGCGCTCGCGACGAGCCGGCTCCCCCGCCCTACCACCGCCACCGGGAGCCGCGCCGGCCCGCCCTCCTCCATGAGCCGCTCCTTCGCGAGGCGGCAGGCGAGCACGAGCGACGCGAACCGGCTCGCGTCGAGCCGCTCACCGAGGCGGGCCTCGACCGCCCGGGCCAGGGCCAGATCGACGTTGTCGCCGCCGAGCAGGAGGTGGTCGCCCACCGCGAGCCGCGTGAAGGCCGGCCGTCCCTCGCGCAGCTCGACGCGCACGAGGGTGAGGTCGGTGGTGCCGCCGCCCACGTCCACGACGAGGACCATCCCGCCCCGCGCGATGGGCCGGACGTCCTCGGCGATCTCGCCCGCGCCCGCCGCGGCGAGCGCGGCCCGGTGCCGGCTCGCCCAGTCGTGGAACGCCGCCGAGGGCTCCTCGATGAGCGTCACCCGCCCGAGCCCCGCCTCGCGCGCGGCGGCGAGGGTGAGCTCGCGCGCGACCTCGTCGAAGGAGGCCGGCACCGCGAGCACCAGCTCCTGCTCCGCGAGCGGCGCGCCGGGGTGGCGGTGGTCCCACGCCTCGCGCAGGTGCGCGAGGTAGGCCGCCGAGGCCTGCACCGGCGAGAGGCGCGGCACGCCGTCGGGCGCGCCCCACGGCAGGAGCGGCGCGGTCCGATCGGCGCGCGCGTTCGCGAGCCAGCTCTTCGCCGACGTCACGAGCCTGCCGGGGACGCGCGCCCCCTGCTCGCGCGCGAGCTCCCCGACCACCACGGGCCGGTCGCCCCAGGGGAGCCGCATGGCGTCCGCGGCGAGCTCCGGGCCGGGCAGGTACGCGCAGGACGGGAGCAGGCGGCGCTCGCGCACCTCGCCGGGCGCCACGAGCTGCGCGATGGGGAAGTGCTCGACCGCGGCGGCGAGATCGCCCTCGCGCGCGAGATCCACCGCGGCGAGCGCGGAGTTCACCGTGCCCAGATCGACGCCGACGAGGTAGCGCGCCTCCCCCGCCATGGCCTATGCCGGCGCGCCCGCCTCCGCCTCCGGCGCGGCGGCTCCCGCGGGTGGCTGACGCAGGTTCCACTCCAGCCGCCAGGCCTTGCCGCCCCGGTCGACGCACTCGAGCTCCAGGGTCCCGATCTCCGTCACGTGGGCACGGAGCCTCACCGGCACGACCTCGCCCGGCGCGCGGCCGTCGGGGGGCAGCGTGGCCTCCACCGGCGGCCCCTCGTCGAGCTCGGTCTCGTCCTCGACCGCGTCGCCCGGGCGGTCCTCGCGCCGGCTCGTGGTCCCGAACAGCCGGAACTGGACCGGCTCGCCCACGACGAGCCCCATCTCCTCTCCGGGCAGGTCGACGGTCGTCCCCTCCTCCATGCCCATCGGCGCGAGGCAGACCGCGCGGATGGGCGGCGGCAGCCCGGGGACCGCGGGCATCGCCGCCTCGACCCCGACGTAGTAGGCGCGCGCCGTGCCGCCGCGGATGCGGATGCCGTGGCCGGCGCGCACGCGGCCGTACGTGGCCGCGCCCTTCGCGACGGCGAGATCCGGATCGGCCGCGGGCAGGACGCGCGGCGGCGGCGCGCCCTCCGTCGCGAGCCAGCCGCCGACCACCTCGAGGAGCCGCGCGACGAGCGGCTCCGCCTTCGTCACCCCGCCGTTGAAGAGGATGGCGGTCGGGTGCAGGAACGCCTCGCCCGCGAGGGGAACCGGGGCGGCGGCGCCGGCGAGCCCGGCCCGGTGCCGCGTGAGGAACGCCGACAGGTGGCGGGTCACGGCCGGATCCGACGCGTAGGGCAGCCCCAGGGTGGTGAGGCCCGCGCGCCTCGCCGCGAGCGGGTGCGCTCCGACGTCCACGCGCGGGAAGAAGCCGTCCACGAGGACGCCCACGAGCTCCTCGCGCGTGAGCTCGCTCCGGAGGGCCCCGCCCACGAGCGACGAGCCGCGCCCGGGGATCGCCACGGCCGCCGAGGCGAGCGATGGATCGGCGAAGAGCGCCTCCTTCGCCTGGCGGGCGCCGTGCGTCAGCGCGAGGAGCTGCCAGCGATCGAGCTTCCGCCCCTCGCGCGCCAGCTTCTCCGAGAGCGCGTGCGCGAGGGCGAGGTCCATGTTGTCGCCGCCGAGCAGGATGTGGTCGCCGACGGCCACGCGCTCGAGCCCGAGATCGCCGCCGCGGTCGACGACCGCGATGAGGCTGAAGTCGGTCGTGCCTCCGCCGATGTCCACGACGAGCACGAGATCGCCCGGGCGCACCTCCCTCCGCCAGCGGTCGCCCATCGCGTCGACCCAGGCGTAGAGCGCCGCCTGCGGCTCCTCGAGGAGCACCACCTCGCTCAGGCCCGCCTGGCGCGCCGCCTCCACCGTGAGCTCGCGCGCGACCGCGTCGAAGGAGGCGGGCACCGTGAGCGTCACGCGCTGCGCCGCGAGGGCGCGCGCCGGGTCTCCCTGCGCCATCGCGTGGTCCCACGCGTCGCGCAGGTGGGCGAGGTAGCGCGCCGAGGCGTCGAGGGGGGACACCCGCGGCACCTCCGGAGGGGCGCCCGCCGGCAGGGTCGCGGCGCGCCGATCCACCCCGGCGTGCGAGAGCCAGCTCTTCGCCGACGAGACGAGGCGGATCGGCGTCTGCGCGCCCAGGTTGCGCGCGAGCTCGCCGACGAGCTGGGAGGGAGGCTCCGCCGTCCAGGGCAGCCGGGCGTCGTCGGCCGACAGCTCCTGCGGGTGCGGCAGGTAGAGGAAGGACGGCAGCAGCGCGCGCCCGCGCACGTCACCCGGCCGGACGAGCTGCGGGATCTCGAACACCTCGACGGCGCCGTCGCCCTCGATCGGTCGGTGCGCGAGCGCGGTGTGGGTCGTGCCGAGGTCGATGCCGACCGCAAGGGTCACAGCTCGACCTCGGCGGGGGCGACCAGCGTCTGGTCCCCGCCGTCCTTCGCGGGCGGCAGGCGCACCTCGCGCGCGCGCCAGCCGTGGTGGCGGAGCGCCCCCTGGAACGGCGGCTTGCCCACGACGTTGCCGGTGAGGCGGATGGCGGTCGGATCGAAGCCGGTGGCGACGGTGACGCGCGCGCCCTCCGGCTCGCGGAGCACCGGCTCCAGGCGGAAGTACTCCTCGATGGCACGCTTGCACCCTGCGTGAACGGTGCGTGCGGCGGCGCCGATGGCCGAGTCAGGGAACCCGGCGAGGTCCTCCTCGATGAAGTCCACGAGCCGGCCCTCCCGCTGGAGCACTGCGAGGAGCTGGAGCGCGGCGCGAGGATCGGGCTTCACGGGCTCGACCGGCTTCGGCGCCTCCACCGGCTTGACGACCTCCGCCGGCTTCGCGACCTCCGCAGGCCTCGCGGCCTCCGCAGGCTTCGCGAGCTCCGCAGGCTTCGCGAGCTCCGCAGGCTTCGCGGCCTCCGCAGGCTTCGCGAGCTCGGCGGGCCTGGTCGCGGCCGGCCCCTTCACCTGCGCCGGTCCACCCGTCGCGGGTTCGTGCACGGTCGCCGCCGGAGGCTGCGGGCCGGCGGGGGCCGCGGCCGGCTTCGCGGAGGGTGCGGGGGCCGGAGCGGGCGCGGCGGGAGGCTCGGCCATCCGCGCGGAGGGACCGGGCGCCGGAGCGGGCTCCGGCAGCAGGGCGCCTGCGCGGCGCGCCTCGCGCACGCGATAGACGGCGGCCGCGACGTCGGCTCGGAAGAGGATCGCGAAGAAGGCGTAGAAGGCGAGGACGAGGCGCTGGATGGGCGAGATGTCGGGACCCTGCACGATATTCACCTTGCGTTGATGAGCGCAGCCCGCGGAGCGCGGCGCCCTGGCGAGCCGGCCGAGCGCGGGAGCGGAGATTCGAAAGTGGAAAAGGTGCACCCGTTCCCGGGCGGAGGGAAAGGAGTTTCGGGGGCGGACCACCGAGGGGCCGCTCGCAAGCTCGCCTGGGTACCGCCGCCGGGGGATGCCTCGCTTCCCACGCGGTTCGCAGCTTTTCAGGAGGCCGACGGACGGCCCAGGGAGGGGAACGATGACGAAGCTGTTCGGAGCGGCGCTCATGATCGCGGCACTCGGGATCGCGGGCTGCGAGGACCGGAAGGATCTCGACAGCCGGGGCGAGGCGAAGAAGGAGCTGAAGGAGCTCCAGCCCGGGAACCAGACGATGGAGGAGCGCGCCGAGAAGACCCGCGACGAGCTGAAGGAAGCCGGCCAGGACGTGAAGCGCCAGGGCAGGAACGCGGGGCGCGAGCTCCGCGAGGGCGCGCGCGACGCGGAGCGCTAAACCATGGTTCGTGATTCGCGATCACCTTCGGGTGTCGCGACTCACGCCATGGTTTAGCCATGTTCTGACGGGGGCTGCGCCCCCGCCCCGCCGAGCGAAGCTCGTCGGGGCCCCACCTCTGCTACGCGGGGCCCGGGCGCGCTTCGCCCCTCGCATGGCTCGGGGCTCGCGCGCCGTCCCGCGGGCGCGGCTTCGCCGCGCTGTTTCCGAACCCCGCACGGTCGTTTAGGAGCCTGAGCGAGCGGCGCGGGGACCACCTGCCGGAGCGGACCCGCCGCGAGGGGCGGCGCCTCGGCGCACCCGTGCCTATCGCTGAGCGGTGCGCGTGCTCACGGGGACGAGCGGGTGGAGCTACCCGGCCTGGAAGGGCCGCTTCTACCCCCGCGACCTGCCCGCGTCCCGGTTCCTCGCGTACTACGCCGCGCGGCTCGCCGCCGTCGAGGTGAACGCCACCTTCTATCGCATGCCGCTCGCGCGGACGCTCGCGCTCTGGGGAGCGCAGGCGCCCGAGGGCTTCGTCTTCGCGCTCAAGGCCTCGAGGCGGATCACGCACGAGAAGCGGCTCGAGGCGGTCGGCGAGGACGTGGCGCGCTTCTTCGGCGCGGCCGCCGCCCTCGGACCCGCGCTCGGACCGGTGCTCTTCCAGCTCCCGCCCACCGCGAAGCGCGACGTCGCGCGGCTCCGGGCGCTCGTCGAGGTGATCCCTCCCGGCGTCCGGGCGGCGTTCGAGTTCCGCCACGAGAGCTGGCTCGCCGAGGACGTCCTGCAGACCCTCGCCGACGCCGGCGCCGCGCTGTGCGCCGCGGACACGGACGAGGCGGCGACCCCGCTCGAGCCGACGGCGCCGTTCGGCTACCTGCGCCTGCGCCGCTCGGAGTACGGCGCCGAGGACCTCGCCCGCTGGGCGGGGCGCATCCTCGCGCAGCGGTGGGGGGAGGCCTTCGTGTTCTTCAGGCACGAGGAGGCCGCGCGCGGACCCGAGTACGCCCTCCGCATGGCGGCGCTCGTCGCCCCCGCCGAGCCGTTCCCGGCGGCGCAGGGGCCGTGAGGCCGGGCGCGTCGGGTCGAGCTCATGGGCGTGCCCGCTTGCGTCGATCCGGCTGGCTCGCGGTTCGTACACAGCCTCACCGGGAGCGGCATTTCTTGATCCGCTCGCCCCGACCCCTCGGCAGGCTCGGGGGAAGGGCGAGCGGGATGGCTCGACCCGAGTGATCGCGGCCATCAGGCGGCGTCGCTCTCGGTCGCCGTCCGCTCCGGCGCGTCGAGCGCGGCGCGGACGGCGGCCAGCAGCTCCGCCGGCGCGAAGGGCTTCGCGAGCAGCGGCGCGTCGGCCGGCACGAGCGGGACGCCCGAGGCGTGGCGCTCGTAGCCGGAGACGAAGAGGACGCGCAGCCCCGGAAGGCTTCGCGCGAGCGCCTGGGACAGCTCCCACCCGTTCCGGCCGGGGAGGATCACGTCGGACACGAGCAGGTGGAGCGGCGCGCCGGCGCCGCGGGCGACGGCGAGCGCCTCCTCCGCCGAGCCCGCCTCGCGGACCCGGTAGCCGGCCCCGAGCAGCGTGCGCCGCGCGACGGCGCGGATGGCGGCGTCGTCCTCCACGAGCAGGATCGTCTCCTCGCCGCCCCTCGCCGGCGGGTCCCGCAGAGGCGGCGCCTCCGGCGCGAGCGGCTCGGCGTGGCGCGGCAGCAGGAGCCGGAACTCGGAGCCCTCCCCCGGCGCCGAGCGGACGCGGATCGCGCCGCCGCTCTGCGAGACGATGCCGTAGACCGTCGAGAGGCCGAGGCCGGTGCCCTGGCCGACCGGCTTCGTCGTGAAGAACGGCTCGAAGGCGCGCGCCCGAGTCGCCTCGTCCATGCCGACACCCCCGTCCCGCACCGCGAGCACGGCGAGCGGCCCGGGCGGCAGCGAGACCCCCTCCTCGGCCGCCTCGGCGGCGGAGCGCTCCTCCACCGCGATGACGACCCTCCCGCCCTCCGGCGACGCGTCGCGCGCGTTCACGGCGAGGTTCAGCACCGCGAGCTCGAGCTGACCGGGATCCGCGACCACCGTCCCCGGCGCGCGGGCCTCCACCTCCAGCGTGACGCGCTCGCCGAGGATCCGGCGCAGCATCTCCTCCATCCCGCGCACCACCTCCGCGAGATCGACCACGCGGGGGGCGAGGCGCTGGCGGCGGCTGAAGGCGAGCAGCTGTCGCGTGAGCGTGCCGGCGCGCCCCGCCGCGGCGACGATCTCGCGCACGTCCGGGAGGCTCTCGTGCCCGGCGGGGAGCGCCTCCTCGACGAGGCGCGCGAACGACAGGATCGCGGTGAGCAGGTTGTTGAAGTCGTGGGCGACCCCGCCGGCGAGCTGCCCCACCGCCTCCATCTTCTGGGCGTGGCGGAGCTGCTCCTCGAGCCGGCGCCGCTCGCCCACGTCCCGGAACGCGAGCACGAGGCCGACGATGTCGCCGCGGTCCAGCAGCGGGGACGCGACGAACTCGGCGGGGAACATGCTGCCGTCACCCCGGCGGAACGCCTCGTCGGCTCCGTGCCGGACCAGCCCGTCGCGCATGGCGGCGCCGATGCGGCACTCGGACGTCGGGAAGGGGGTGCCGTCCGCGTACGTCGGATGGACGACGTCGTGCCCGTGCTGGCCGACGAGCTCCTCGACGCTCCGCCCGAGCAGGCGGGCGGCGGCGGGGTTCGCGAAGACGATGCGCCCCTCCCGATCCATGCCGACGATCCCCTCGTCCACGGCGTCGAGGATGAGCCGGTTCTGTCGCGAGAGCGCCTCGAGCGAGTGGGCCATCTCGTCGAAGGCGCGGATGAGCTGCCCGAGCTCCTCGCGGCCGGGCTCGAGACCCACGCGCGCCGTGTAGTCGCCGGAGGCGATGCGGCGCGCCGCCGCCATGAGGGCGTGCAGCTTGCGGACGAGGAGCCGCTCGCCGGCGAACCCGGCGGCGAGCAGCGCGAGCAGCGCGACCGCGCCGAACGCGAGGAACGTGCGCAGGAGGAGGCGGTTCACGGGAGCGTACG includes:
- a CDS encoding DUF72 domain-containing protein codes for the protein MRVLTGTSGWSYPAWKGRFYPRDLPASRFLAYYAARLAAVEVNATFYRMPLARTLALWGAQAPEGFVFALKASRRITHEKRLEAVGEDVARFFGAAAALGPALGPVLFQLPPTAKRDVARLRALVEVIPPGVRAAFEFRHESWLAEDVLQTLADAGAALCAADTDEAATPLEPTAPFGYLRLRRSEYGAEDLARWAGRILAQRWGEAFVFFRHEEAARGPEYALRMAALVAPAEPFPAAQGP
- a CDS encoding ATP-binding protein, which gives rise to MFASLRVRLLFLVLVAVLPALGILAYSAREHRRLLEASAEQEAHAIARLIAERNGRLIERARGVLLGMSRLPSVRAGDGETCARDVAPLVAATVELGSLGVVSRDGDYFCRGAGGRQVNLLDREHVSGPLQSGEFTVGRFVVSRSRGVPTLGLGLPVHDDAGRISSVAIAMLDLEALQRDLDAMELPPGGAAAILDREGTVLAARPFDARLVGTKLPAELHARAVAHAGVMRASGPDGIERIFGFHSVSVAAGPAALHAVAGITVATAYAPVNRLLLRTFLAFGAVALLALLAAGFAGERLLVRKLHALMAAARRIASGDYTARVGLEPGREELGQLIRAFDEMAHSLEALSRQNRLILDAVDEGIVGMDREGRIVFANPAAARLLGRSVEELVGQHGHDVVHPTYADGTPFPTSECRIGAAMRDGLVRHGADEAFRRGDGSMFPAEFVASPLLDRGDIVGLVLAFRDVGERRRLEEQLRHAQKMEAVGQLAGGVAHDFNNLLTAILSFARLVEEALPAGHESLPDVREIVAAAGRAGTLTRQLLAFSRRQRLAPRVVDLAEVVRGMEEMLRRILGERVTLEVEARAPGTVVADPGQLELAVLNLAVNARDASPEGGRVVIAVEERSAAEAAEEGVSLPPGPLAVLAVRDGGVGMDEATRARAFEPFFTTKPVGQGTGLGLSTVYGIVSQSGGAIRVRSAPGEGSEFRLLLPRHAEPLAPEAPPLRDPPARGGEETILLVEDDAAIRAVARRTLLGAGYRVREAGSAEEALAVARGAGAPLHLLVSDVILPGRNGWELSQALARSLPGLRVLFVSGYERHASGVPLVPADAPLLAKPFAPAELLAAVRAALDAPERTATESDAA